A window of the Butyricimonas virosa genome harbors these coding sequences:
- a CDS encoding RNA polymerase sigma-70 factor, which produces MESQITTNFWGQDSDKAFRYLYDKYASTLRYFSAKYVDDDATIEDVVQDAFLNLWEKRNEFKTESTIKAYLYKIVRSFSVDTIRRRNIANRYAEKIVLEKEDQEFFLENIVESEVFQMIQTVFNELSPACREVYQLSLHGKSHEEISQLLDISVNTVKKHKNNANHYMRERLKHVLSFLLYI; this is translated from the coding sequence ATGGAAAGTCAAATAACAACAAATTTCTGGGGACAAGACAGCGATAAAGCTTTCCGCTATTTATATGACAAATACGCATCAACATTGCGCTATTTCTCAGCTAAATATGTAGATGATGATGCGACCATTGAAGATGTAGTACAAGATGCCTTTCTCAATTTGTGGGAAAAAAGGAACGAATTTAAAACGGAAAGCACGATAAAAGCTTATTTATACAAAATCGTACGTAGTTTCTCTGTCGATACCATCCGTCGCAGAAATATTGCGAATCGATATGCCGAAAAAATTGTTCTCGAAAAAGAAGATCAAGAATTTTTTCTGGAAAACATCGTTGAATCCGAAGTCTTTCAAATGATCCAAACAGTCTTTAACGAACTCTCTCCAGCCTGTCGTGAAGTGTACCAACTCAGCCTCCACGGAAAATCACACGAAGAGATCTCCCAATTACTGGACATCTCCGTGAACACCGTAAAAAAGCACAAAAACAATGCAAACCATTACATGCGGGAAAGACTGAAACACGTGCTTTCTTTCTTGTTATATATATAA
- a CDS encoding SPOR domain-containing protein codes for MRIIVSVILLAFITVSCGTNKRVYAPPFEEEETETVVVKENVQTTAQNPTKKTENTKPVVSREENVTMTHGDVLKRYNVIVGSFSNVDNALKLQAKLNGMGYHSIIMKNSAGMSRVSIAGFDEEASAREELLKVREQYPEFADAWLLISKQN; via the coding sequence ATGAGAATTATTGTATCTGTAATTTTATTGGCATTTATCACTGTCAGTTGCGGTACTAACAAACGTGTTTACGCACCACCTTTTGAGGAAGAGGAGACAGAGACTGTTGTAGTGAAAGAAAACGTGCAAACCACGGCACAAAATCCCACAAAGAAAACTGAAAATACAAAACCTGTCGTTTCTCGGGAAGAGAATGTAACTATGACTCATGGGGACGTGTTGAAACGTTATAACGTGATTGTCGGCAGTTTTTCAAACGTGGACAATGCTTTGAAATTACAAGCAAAATTGAACGGGATGGGTTATCACAGCATTATCATGAAGAATAGTGCAGGGATGAGTCGGGTAAGTATTGCTGGATTTGATGAAGAGGCATCCGCTCGTGAGGAATTATTAAAAGTTCGTGAACAATATCCGGAGTTTGCAGATGCATGGCTGTTGATTTCCAAGCAAAACTAA
- the rpe gene encoding ribulose-phosphate 3-epimerase, which translates to MSVIVSPSLLSADFLHLSKDIEMVNRSQADWFHLDIMDGVFVPNISYGLPVVSQIKKMATKPLDVHLMIVQPERYVEAFHKAGADILTVHYEACTHLHRTIQQIKAQGMKAGVSLNPHTPVSLLEDVIEDIDVVLLMSVNPGFGGQSFIEQTINKVDKLKKLIMESNSHTLIEIDGGVNFETGKRLVNAGADALVAGSFVFNSPDPEANIKGLKEL; encoded by the coding sequence TTCTGCATCTATCAAAAGATATTGAAATGGTCAATCGCAGCCAAGCCGACTGGTTTCACTTGGATATTATGGATGGCGTATTCGTCCCTAACATATCTTACGGACTTCCGGTAGTTTCCCAGATAAAGAAAATGGCCACGAAACCACTGGATGTACATTTAATGATCGTGCAACCGGAACGTTACGTGGAGGCTTTTCATAAAGCCGGAGCAGATATCTTAACCGTACATTACGAAGCGTGTACTCATCTGCATCGCACAATCCAGCAAATAAAAGCACAGGGCATGAAAGCCGGGGTTTCACTAAACCCACATACCCCGGTCTCTCTATTGGAAGATGTTATCGAGGATATTGATGTTGTTTTATTAATGAGTGTAAATCCGGGGTTCGGAGGACAGTCTTTCATTGAACAGACAATCAATAAAGTTGACAAACTGAAGAAACTGATCATGGAATCCAACTCCCATACTCTTATTGAGATTGACGGCGGGGTTAATTTCGAAACCGGAAAACGCTTGGTAAATGCCGGAGCCGATGCCCTTGTAGCAGGTAGTTTCGTTTTCAACTCTCCCGATCCGGAAGCAAACATCAAAGGACTAAAGGAACTATAA